The following are encoded together in the Phaseolus vulgaris cultivar G19833 chromosome 9, P. vulgaris v2.0, whole genome shotgun sequence genome:
- the LOC137821966 gene encoding glutaredoxin-C10-like: MQAIEEVSPTMSSNNSSSSSLSMDLDDSTETRIQRLISEHPVIIFTRSSCCMCHVMKKLLATIGVHPAVIELDDNEIVALPLPNVVAPAAFIGGTCIGGLESLVALHVSGHLIPKLVQVGALWV; the protein is encoded by the coding sequence ATGCAAGCCATAGAGGAAGTGAGTCCCACCATGAGCAGCAACaactcctcctcctcctcacTTTCCATGGACCTAGACGATTCCACCGAGACTCGGATCCAACGCCTCATATCCGAGCATCCAGTCATCATCTTCACCCGATCCTCCTGCTGCATGTGTCATGTCATGAAGAAGCTCTTGGCCACCATCGGTGTTCATCCCGCCGTCATCGAATTAGATGACAACGAGATCGTCGCTCTTCCCCTCCCCAACGTCGTCGCTCCGGCAGCCTTCATCGGCGGCACCTGCATCGGTGGCCTTGAATCTCTGGTTGCCCTCCATGTCAGTGGCCACCTCATCCCTAAACTCGTTCAAGTCGGTGCTCTCTGGGTATAA